One window of Jannaschia sp. CCS1 genomic DNA carries:
- a CDS encoding DUF2189 domain-containing protein, whose translation MSDIATHPVGEGAPAIRDLRLGDIGTALRLGLKDFLRKPAMGLFFGATYVVGGWLLYLFLIVTDQIWFAIPITVGFPLLGPFLAVGLYEISRRLEAGQTDWPRNDILGVIWRQRLRQLPSMAWVVIVYFLFWSFFAHMLFALFLGPSALTNVTSSYAYLLQPEGILMLLVGTGFGAVFAFVLFALTAVSLPLLLDREVDFVTAMITSISVVKQNLGIMLIWGVVIAGLTFLAMVPGLFGLLVVLPLLGHASWHMYRLATATGPSTSP comes from the coding sequence ATGTCTGACATCGCGACACACCCTGTTGGAGAGGGCGCGCCCGCGATCCGCGACCTTCGCCTTGGCGACATCGGCACCGCTTTGCGATTGGGGTTGAAGGATTTCCTGCGCAAACCCGCGATGGGGCTCTTTTTCGGGGCGACTTATGTGGTGGGAGGCTGGCTCCTCTACCTGTTTCTGATCGTGACGGATCAGATCTGGTTCGCGATCCCGATCACCGTTGGCTTCCCGCTTCTGGGCCCGTTTCTGGCCGTGGGGCTTTACGAGATCTCCCGCAGACTTGAGGCGGGCCAAACGGACTGGCCACGCAACGACATCCTTGGCGTCATCTGGCGTCAACGCCTCCGGCAATTGCCGTCCATGGCCTGGGTCGTGATCGTCTATTTCCTGTTCTGGTCATTCTTCGCGCATATGCTGTTCGCGCTTTTCCTCGGGCCGTCAGCGCTGACCAATGTGACCAGCTCCTACGCCTACCTTCTGCAACCCGAGGGCATTTTGATGCTGCTGGTGGGCACGGGGTTCGGGGCGGTCTTCGCCTTCGTGCTTTTCGCGCTCACCGCCGTGTCGCTGCCGCTGCTTCTGGACCGGGAAGTGGACTTTGTGACAGCGATGATCACGTCCATCTCAGTCGTAAAGCAGAATCTGGGCATCATGTTGATCTGGGGTGTCGTGATCGCAGGACTGACATTTCTGGCGATGGTGCCGGGACTGTTTGGTCTTTTGGTGGTATTGCCGCTTCTGGGCCACGCGTCTTGGCACATGTACCGATTGGCGACGGCCACGGGGCCTTCGACATCGCCATAA
- a CDS encoding M23 family metallopeptidase translates to MTSRLFSRVNAALERHLPEQRLFLKSEEGTRFIRLRPVTQASMIMGSAVIVGWTVIVTSFFLIDTISAGNARDLAEREQAMYQDRLNALALERDAHAANASAAQDRFALAMDQVSAMQTRLLDSEEHTRELETAVDVIQATLRRTIDERDNARIAQAALQAELSADTGTVLTAAEREQELEQTLAFLNQALELTAEERDTGYTMVAEAEDEINRLNFEAALTDERSSRVFRQLEEAVAVSMEPLDEMFRAAGMNTDDLIDAVRRGYSGQGGPLTPILSTSGEPADGLSMRANEVLESLDRINMYRIAAERLPLAMPVNGSFRTTSGFGPRGDPFNGQRRMHNGVDFASSRGTQIVAGGSGIVSFTGRQSGYGNTVEVEHANGFMTRYAHLSRIRVTEGERVSRGDLLGDMGCTGRCTGTHLHYEVHRNGTPVNPMTFIRAGRNVF, encoded by the coding sequence GTGACATCTCGGCTTTTCAGCCGCGTGAACGCGGCGCTTGAACGGCATTTGCCCGAACAGCGTCTGTTTCTGAAATCAGAAGAGGGCACGCGGTTCATTCGCCTCCGCCCCGTCACGCAGGCCAGTATGATTATGGGCTCCGCCGTTATCGTGGGGTGGACCGTTATCGTGACGTCGTTCTTTTTGATCGACACAATTTCCGCCGGAAATGCCCGCGATCTGGCCGAGCGGGAACAGGCGATGTACCAAGACCGCCTGAATGCCCTGGCGCTGGAACGCGACGCCCACGCCGCCAACGCCAGTGCCGCCCAGGACCGCTTCGCCCTTGCGATGGACCAGGTCTCGGCCATGCAAACACGGCTTCTGGACAGCGAAGAACACACGCGGGAGCTGGAAACCGCCGTTGACGTGATCCAGGCCACGCTGCGCCGCACGATTGACGAGCGTGACAATGCCCGCATCGCCCAAGCCGCCCTTCAGGCAGAGCTGAGCGCAGATACCGGCACTGTTCTGACCGCCGCCGAGCGGGAGCAGGAGCTGGAGCAAACCCTCGCCTTCCTCAACCAAGCCCTGGAATTGACCGCGGAAGAGCGGGACACCGGCTACACCATGGTCGCAGAGGCCGAGGACGAGATTAACCGCCTGAATTTTGAGGCCGCGCTGACCGACGAGCGCTCCAGCCGTGTCTTCCGCCAGTTGGAAGAGGCCGTGGCCGTCTCGATGGAACCGCTCGATGAGATGTTCCGCGCCGCAGGCATGAATACCGATGACCTGATCGACGCGGTGCGCCGCGGCTATTCCGGCCAGGGCGGCCCGCTGACGCCGATCCTGTCGACCTCTGGCGAGCCGGCCGATGGCCTGTCGATGCGCGCCAACGAAGTTCTGGAATCGCTCGACCGGATCAACATGTACCGCATCGCGGCCGAACGACTGCCGCTGGCCATGCCAGTCAACGGCTCTTTCCGCACAACGTCGGGCTTTGGCCCTCGCGGTGATCCGTTCAACGGCCAGCGCCGCATGCACAACGGCGTGGATTTCGCCAGCTCGCGCGGCACGCAGATTGTTGCCGGTGGCAGCGGCATCGTGAGTTTCACTGGCCGTCAAAGCGGCTATGGCAATACAGTCGAGGTCGAACACGCCAACGGGTTCATGACGCGCTACGCTCACCTCTCTCGCATTCGTGTGACCGAGGGGGAAAGGGTCTCGCGTGGAGACCTGTTAGGTGATATGGGCTGCACGGGTCGGTGCACGGGCACCCATTTGCACTATGAGGTGCATCGCAATGGAACGCCCGTCAATCCGATGACGTTCATAAGGGCAGGACGCAATGTTTTCTAA
- a CDS encoding class I SAM-dependent methyltransferase: MGPEDILPAYAVEAAHWARQRNLDLWERPALEACVADRAPGLRVLDLGCGSGQPIAQWFVARGDVVCGVDGVAEMLAECARRVPEVARVHADMRRLALGRQFDIILAFNSFFHLTPDDQRAMFPVFRAHAAPDARLLFTSGPSAGEAVGQVGTSPVYHASLDPDEYRNLLATHGFELVWFRPEDAELRGHSVWLARFTDA; this comes from the coding sequence ATGGGACCTGAAGACATCTTGCCGGCCTATGCGGTTGAGGCCGCCCATTGGGCCCGTCAGCGCAATCTCGATCTGTGGGAGCGTCCGGCGCTGGAGGCCTGCGTGGCAGACCGTGCCCCCGGGCTGCGTGTTCTTGATCTGGGATGCGGGTCCGGACAGCCCATTGCGCAGTGGTTCGTGGCACGGGGTGACGTCGTATGCGGGGTCGACGGCGTGGCCGAAATGCTGGCTGAATGCGCCCGCCGGGTGCCCGAGGTGGCGCGGGTCCACGCCGATATGCGCAGGTTGGCACTGGGTCGTCAGTTCGACATCATCCTGGCGTTCAACAGTTTTTTCCACCTGACCCCGGATGATCAGCGCGCCATGTTCCCGGTCTTCAGGGCCCATGCCGCCCCCGACGCGCGATTGCTCTTTACCTCAGGCCCCAGCGCCGGGGAGGCTGTGGGACAGGTCGGTACCAGCCCCGTCTACCACGCGAGCCTTGACCCCGATGAATACCGCAACCTTCTGGCCACCCATGGGTTTGAACTCGTCTGGTTTCGCCCCGAAGATGCGGAATTGCGCGGCCACAGCGTCTGGCTCGCGCGGTTTACTGACGCCTGA
- the prfB gene encoding peptide chain release factor 2 — protein sequence MRAETQANIEKIRNSLTLLGQRMDIETAPHRLEEFNARVEDPNLWNDPEKAQKLMRDRQVLVDKMKQYETIRQGVDDNAELIELGEMEDDAEVVAEAEAALTALVDEAAAKELEALLDGEADSNDTFLEINSGAGGTESCDWASMLARMYTRWAEKQGYDVDLQSFSAGEEAGIKSAVYKISGHNAYGWLKSESGVHRLVRISPFDSAAKRHTSFTSVKVYPVVDDNIEIEVNPSDIRIDTYRSSGAGGQHVNTTDSAVRITHHPTGIVVTSSEKSQHQNRDIAMKALKSRLYQMELDKRSAKVNEVHENAGDAGWGNQIRSYVLQPYQMVKDLRTAFETSDTQGVLDGNIDGLMASVLAMDVSGKSRAEARGDD from the coding sequence ATGCGGGCCGAGACACAAGCCAATATCGAGAAGATCCGCAATTCCCTGACCCTTCTGGGGCAGCGGATGGACATAGAGACCGCGCCCCACCGGTTGGAGGAATTCAACGCCCGCGTCGAAGATCCGAACCTTTGGAATGATCCTGAGAAGGCGCAGAAATTGATGCGCGACCGGCAGGTGCTCGTCGACAAGATGAAGCAGTACGAGACGATCAGGCAGGGTGTGGACGACAACGCCGAGCTGATCGAGCTGGGAGAGATGGAGGACGATGCCGAGGTCGTGGCCGAGGCCGAAGCGGCTTTGACGGCGCTGGTTGACGAGGCCGCCGCCAAGGAGCTTGAGGCGCTGCTGGATGGGGAGGCCGACAGCAACGACACGTTTCTTGAGATCAATTCGGGCGCGGGGGGCACGGAAAGCTGTGACTGGGCGTCGATGCTGGCGCGGATGTACACGCGGTGGGCCGAGAAGCAGGGCTATGACGTGGATCTGCAAAGCTTCAGCGCGGGCGAAGAGGCGGGGATCAAATCCGCCGTCTACAAGATCAGCGGGCACAACGCCTATGGTTGGTTGAAGTCCGAGAGCGGCGTGCACCGTCTGGTACGGATTTCACCTTTCGACAGCGCCGCCAAGCGGCACACGTCTTTTACGTCGGTGAAGGTTTATCCGGTCGTGGACGACAACATCGAGATTGAGGTAAACCCCTCTGACATCCGCATCGACACCTATCGCTCGTCCGGGGCCGGTGGCCAGCACGTGAACACCACGGATTCCGCGGTTCGTATCACCCACCATCCGACCGGTATCGTGGTCACAAGTTCGGAGAAATCCCAACACCAGAACCGCGATATCGCCATGAAGGCGTTGAAATCGCGGCTCTATCAGATGGAACTGGATAAGCGCTCGGCCAAGGTGAACGAGGTCCATGAGAATGCGGGCGATGCGGGCTGGGGCAACCAGATTCGATCCTATGTGTTGCAGCCCTACCAGATGGTGAAGGACCTGCGGACGGCTTTTGAAACCTCCGACACGCAAGGGGTGCTGGACGGCAATATCGATGGGCTGATGGCGAGCGTCTTGGCGATGGACGTGTCCGGCAAGAGCCGGGCCGAGGCCCGGGGTGATGACTGA
- a CDS encoding amidase has product MALDLWRLTATELSRKIAAREVSCVELMRATLARIDAVNGAVNAIVSLRDREALMGEARVADAVRGDGWLHGIPVAIKDLVALKGLRSTWGSRILAEFVPEADDALARALRGAGAIVIGKTNVPEYGLGSHSTNGVFGVTRNPFDLSRTAGGSSGGAGAALATGMVSVADGSDMMGSLRNPAAWNDVYGFRPTVGLVPGEPRDNVLLHRLATLGPMGRSIEDVTALLATLSGQRIDIPEPPKSPRVAWLGDWGGAYLMDDGLLDAGAQALGQAEALGWQVEAVKPPMPAEDLWQSWTVLRSFVVAQDLARHWRDPDARKVLNAQAIWEIEQGLALTGDVVERAAAIRRDWLAVLAELFRRLDALVLPATQMWPFPAEWDWPRAISGTSTDTYHRWMECVVPASLAGVPALAVPGGYGATGLPHGLQIIGPPGADAKILALGAAWEAMVGPRTVRDPT; this is encoded by the coding sequence GTGGCGCTTGACCTCTGGCGGCTGACGGCAACGGAGCTGTCGCGAAAGATCGCCGCGCGGGAGGTGTCTTGCGTCGAGTTGATGCGCGCGACGCTTGCCCGGATCGATGCGGTGAACGGCGCGGTCAACGCTATCGTCTCCCTGCGCGACCGGGAGGCGTTGATGGGAGAGGCGCGGGTGGCCGATGCCGTGCGCGGCGACGGCTGGCTTCACGGCATTCCGGTGGCGATCAAGGATCTGGTGGCGCTGAAGGGGCTGCGCTCCACCTGGGGGTCGCGGATCCTCGCGGAGTTTGTGCCAGAAGCGGACGACGCCTTGGCTCGTGCCTTGCGCGGCGCGGGCGCGATTGTGATCGGCAAAACCAATGTGCCGGAATACGGCTTGGGGTCCCATTCCACAAACGGTGTGTTTGGGGTCACGCGCAATCCGTTCGATCTGTCGCGCACCGCTGGCGGGTCATCGGGCGGGGCCGGGGCAGCCCTTGCCACCGGCATGGTGAGCGTCGCGGATGGCTCGGACATGATGGGCAGCCTGCGCAATCCGGCGGCCTGGAATGACGTCTATGGGTTTCGGCCCACCGTCGGATTGGTTCCGGGAGAGCCGCGTGACAACGTGCTGTTGCACCGCCTGGCGACGCTGGGGCCCATGGGGCGCAGTATCGAGGACGTGACGGCGTTGCTGGCTACGCTCTCTGGGCAGAGGATCGACATACCCGAACCGCCAAAGTCGCCTCGGGTGGCGTGGCTTGGCGATTGGGGCGGCGCGTATCTTATGGATGACGGGCTTCTGGACGCGGGCGCGCAGGCGTTGGGGCAGGCGGAGGCGCTCGGTTGGCAGGTTGAGGCCGTCAAGCCGCCCATGCCAGCAGAAGACCTGTGGCAAAGTTGGACCGTGCTGCGGTCCTTCGTCGTCGCGCAAGACCTGGCCCGCCACTGGCGTGACCCGGATGCGCGCAAGGTGTTGAACGCGCAAGCCATTTGGGAGATCGAGCAGGGCCTCGCCCTGACCGGCGACGTAGTGGAGCGGGCCGCCGCAATCCGCCGCGATTGGCTAGCAGTGTTGGCGGAACTGTTCAGGCGCTTAGATGCGCTCGTGCTGCCTGCCACGCAAATGTGGCCGTTCCCGGCGGAGTGGGATTGGCCCCGCGCGATCTCTGGCACATCCACGGACACCTACCACCGATGGATGGAATGCGTGGTGCCCGCCAGCCTCGCGGGCGTGCCCGCTTTGGCGGTTCCCGGCGGCTACGGGGCGACGGGTCTGCCCCACGGCCTGCAAATTATCGGCCCGCCGGGCGCGGATGCGAAGATCCTCGCCTTGGGGGCGGCGTGGGAGGCGATGGTCGGCCCCCGAACGGTGCGCGATCCCACCTGA
- a CDS encoding bactofilin family protein produces the protein MFSKSKINEPGSKAGDASSGSASAGSGSATGASSGDTMNKPNTNAASGSKTKPQPSMLSTDLTIVGNLRTTGDIQVEGTVQGDIRAHLLTVGESANIEGEIVADDIVVTGRVVGRVRGLKVRLTSTARVEGDIIHKTIAIESGAHFEGSVQRAEDPLSTGANNPIPAARTPVSTGAPAPAAEAPSSSIPRPAAAGPVPSSKD, from the coding sequence ATGTTTTCTAAATCCAAGATCAATGAACCCGGATCCAAGGCTGGCGACGCGTCGTCTGGGTCCGCGAGTGCTGGTTCGGGCTCGGCAACGGGCGCCTCTTCTGGAGATACCATGAATAAACCAAACACCAACGCGGCCTCTGGCTCCAAGACCAAGCCACAGCCCTCGATGCTGTCCACGGACCTGACGATCGTGGGCAACCTGCGCACGACCGGCGACATTCAGGTCGAAGGCACTGTGCAAGGCGACATTCGCGCGCATCTGCTGACCGTTGGCGAAAGCGCCAACATCGAAGGTGAGATTGTGGCCGATGACATCGTCGTGACGGGCCGTGTCGTGGGCCGGGTGCGCGGCTTGAAAGTCCGCCTGACCTCCACCGCGCGGGTTGAGGGTGACATCATCCACAAAACCATCGCGATTGAGAGCGGCGCACATTTCGAAGGCTCCGTCCAGCGGGCCGAAGATCCGCTGTCCACAGGCGCCAACAACCCGATCCCCGCGGCCCGTACACCGGTGTCGACCGGCGCGCCCGCCCCGGCGGCAGAGGCCCCTTCGTCCTCCATTCCCCGCCCGGCAGCCGCCGGACCGGTGCCGTCCTCCAAGGACTAG
- a CDS encoding ferritin-like domain-containing protein: MIPLAQMADLVLRTADAREKTALSRDFAAQWQAARTKGATLEVGTATPPDAPARPAEPALLDPRDVPRRKPGSPQGRIAILHAVAHIELNAVDLHWDLIARFSDTRFPMGFFDDWVRAADEESKHFNLIADCLVAMGSRYGALPAHAGMWRAAEDTANDLLGRLAVVPMVLEARGLDVTPSMIRIFQNAKDDPAAAQAVAAMEVIYAEEVHHVAYGSKWFHFLCGRHDLDPKEAFHDLVQRYFHGPLKPPFNAEKRAEAGIPPDFYWPLAEDVRR; this comes from the coding sequence ATGATACCGCTTGCCCAGATGGCCGACCTCGTGCTGCGCACCGCTGATGCCCGCGAAAAAACCGCGCTGTCGCGTGATTTCGCGGCTCAGTGGCAGGCCGCGCGGACCAAAGGGGCCACGCTGGAGGTCGGCACAGCCACGCCGCCCGATGCGCCCGCACGCCCGGCAGAGCCTGCGCTTCTGGACCCGCGCGACGTGCCACGCCGCAAACCCGGCTCTCCGCAAGGGCGTATCGCGATCCTGCACGCCGTGGCCCATATCGAGCTGAACGCCGTGGACCTGCACTGGGATTTGATCGCGCGCTTCTCGGACACGCGCTTTCCGATGGGCTTCTTTGACGATTGGGTGCGGGCGGCGGATGAGGAATCCAAACATTTCAATCTGATCGCCGATTGTCTTGTGGCCATGGGATCGCGTTATGGCGCCCTGCCCGCCCATGCGGGCATGTGGCGCGCGGCGGAGGATACGGCGAATGATCTTCTGGGCCGCCTAGCCGTGGTCCCGATGGTGTTGGAGGCCCGCGGGCTGGACGTGACGCCCAGCATGATCAGGATCTTCCAGAACGCCAAAGACGATCCCGCCGCGGCCCAGGCCGTCGCCGCGATGGAGGTGATTTACGCCGAAGAAGTGCACCATGTGGCCTATGGCTCCAAATGGTTCCATTTCCTGTGTGGCCGCCACGATCTCGACCCGAAAGAGGCATTCCACGATCTGGTGCAGCGTTACTTCCACGGCCCCCTCAAGCCGCCCTTCAACGCGGAAAAGCGCGCCGAGGCCGGTATTCCGCCCGACTTTTATTGGCCACTGGCCGAGGACGTCCGCCGCTAA
- a CDS encoding penicillin-binding protein 1A, giving the protein MRFIVGFFGAIFSAVTLGLVFAALGVGGLLFTYSRGLPDHEALSQYAPPTISRIYSRQGMIVDEFATERRLFTPAEEIPDLVSFAFVSAEDRNFYTHSGYDPRAIVAAFVDAVRSRGQDVRGASTITQQVMKNFLLDSSRTVERKVREIILAARIERTLSKDRILELYLNEIFLGQNSYGVTAAAQTYFNATLEDLTLEQVAYLAALPQAPSRFHPVNDYERAVGRRDYVLREMYENGYVTLEEMEAAQAMPLETVQGGHIEGRRLTRPPRNYFTDEIRRQLSAQYGADEFFSGGYAVRSTMDESLQEVAEASLRRALERYDRNLGTWRGAADTIEPGLLTEEASWRDALRGAEIARDVDGWFAAVVLEVGDSSARIGIEGVEDDDDGHFIPAEDVTWARPLLEDGSRGSTARVAGDLLSVGDVVHVRRMTNDSDGSFIRWTLRQIPEVQGGFMAMDVHTGRVLAMQGGFSYQYSSFNRATQATRQPGSSFKPFVYAAALDSGYGPNTIVIDAPIEVATGDGIWRPTNASNQFYGPSPLRTGIERSRNLMTVRLAQDVGMETVARYAERFGVYDDMQPFLANALGSQETTLFRMVAAYAMFANGGERVEPTLVDRIQNRYGETVYRHDQRLCPDCGEAEIEAGLAPRIVSTRERVIDPITAYQLTSMMRGVVQRGTASGSVNLPVPTAGKTGTTNDARDVWFVGFTSNIVAGCYIGYDQPESLGRGASGGGMCGPVFQRFMLEAIEEYGSGDFPVPEGGAFYPIDRYSGARLPSGASGENVVYELFRAGEAPFEGLLSVIDGGWAMSSDIPMFSQEGGDGGGGGQGTVVETSDGDAARVPTNTGFGTLSSGGLY; this is encoded by the coding sequence ATGCGATTCATTGTTGGGTTTTTCGGCGCGATTTTCAGCGCAGTCACGTTGGGGCTGGTGTTCGCGGCTCTGGGGGTCGGTGGCCTGTTGTTCACCTACTCGCGTGGCCTGCCGGACCATGAGGCGCTGTCGCAATACGCGCCGCCGACCATCAGCCGCATCTATTCGCGCCAAGGCATGATCGTGGACGAATTCGCGACCGAACGGCGGCTGTTCACGCCCGCCGAGGAGATCCCGGATCTGGTCTCGTTCGCCTTCGTCTCCGCCGAGGATCGCAACTTCTACACCCACTCCGGCTATGATCCGCGCGCGATTGTCGCGGCCTTCGTTGATGCCGTGCGCTCTCGCGGGCAGGACGTGCGTGGCGCGTCGACGATCACCCAGCAGGTGATGAAGAATTTCCTTCTCGACAGCTCCCGCACGGTTGAACGGAAGGTGCGCGAGATCATTCTGGCGGCCCGGATCGAACGGACGCTGAGCAAGGACCGCATTCTGGAATTGTACCTGAATGAGATCTTTCTGGGCCAGAATTCCTATGGCGTCACCGCCGCCGCCCAGACCTATTTCAATGCGACGCTGGAGGATCTGACGTTGGAGCAGGTGGCCTATCTGGCCGCGTTGCCGCAGGCCCCCTCGCGGTTCCACCCGGTCAATGATTACGAGCGTGCTGTGGGCCGCCGCGATTACGTTCTGCGCGAGATGTACGAGAACGGCTATGTGACGCTGGAAGAGATGGAGGCCGCGCAGGCCATGCCGCTGGAGACAGTGCAGGGTGGCCATATCGAAGGCCGCCGTCTGACCCGTCCGCCGCGCAACTACTTCACGGACGAGATTCGCCGTCAGCTTTCGGCGCAATACGGGGCGGATGAGTTCTTCTCCGGTGGCTATGCCGTGCGCTCCACCATGGATGAGAGCCTGCAGGAGGTGGCGGAAGCCTCGCTGCGCCGTGCGTTGGAGCGCTATGACCGGAATCTGGGCACCTGGCGCGGGGCCGCTGACACGATTGAGCCCGGTCTGTTAACCGAAGAGGCCAGCTGGCGCGACGCCCTGCGCGGGGCAGAGATCGCGCGCGACGTGGACGGCTGGTTTGCCGCTGTCGTGCTGGAGGTGGGCGATAGTTCGGCCCGGATCGGCATTGAAGGTGTCGAGGACGACGATGACGGCCATTTCATCCCCGCCGAAGACGTGACATGGGCGCGTCCGCTGCTTGAAGACGGCTCGCGCGGGAGTACAGCGCGCGTGGCCGGCGATTTGCTGAGCGTTGGCGACGTGGTCCACGTGCGCCGCATGACCAATGACAGCGATGGCAGCTTCATCCGCTGGACCCTGCGCCAGATCCCCGAGGTGCAGGGCGGCTTCATGGCCATGGATGTGCATACGGGCCGCGTTCTGGCGATGCAGGGCGGGTTTTCGTACCAGTATTCCAGCTTCAACCGGGCGACCCAGGCCACGCGCCAGCCGGGCTCCAGCTTCAAGCCGTTCGTCTATGCGGCCGCTCTGGATTCCGGCTATGGCCCCAACACCATCGTGATTGATGCGCCGATTGAGGTCGCGACAGGTGACGGCATCTGGCGGCCGACGAATGCGTCGAACCAGTTCTACGGCCCGTCGCCCCTGCGCACGGGGATTGAGCGATCCCGCAATCTGATGACCGTGCGTCTGGCCCAGGATGTGGGCATGGAGACCGTCGCCCGGTATGCCGAGCGGTTCGGCGTCTACGACGATATGCAGCCGTTTCTTGCGAACGCGCTTGGCAGTCAGGAGACGACGCTGTTTCGCATGGTGGCGGCCTACGCGATGTTTGCCAATGGCGGTGAGCGGGTGGAGCCGACGCTGGTGGACCGGATCCAGAACCGCTATGGCGAAACGGTGTATCGCCATGACCAGCGCCTCTGCCCGGATTGTGGCGAGGCAGAGATCGAGGCGGGCCTCGCGCCCCGGATCGTCTCGACCCGGGAGCGGGTGATCGACCCGATCACCGCCTATCAACTGACGTCGATGATGCGCGGCGTGGTCCAGCGCGGCACCGCTTCGGGCTCGGTCAATCTCCCGGTGCCCACGGCGGGCAAGACGGGCACGACAAACGACGCGCGGGACGTTTGGTTTGTGGGCTTCACGTCCAACATCGTGGCGGGCTGCTACATCGGCTATGATCAGCCGGAAAGCCTGGGCCGGGGCGCGTCTGGCGGCGGCATGTGCGGCCCGGTATTCCAACGCTTCATGCTGGAGGCGATCGAGGAATACGGATCGGGTGATTTTCCGGTGCCCGAGGGCGGCGCGTTTTACCCCATCGACCGCTATTCCGGCGCGCGCCTGCCAAGTGGCGCGTCTGGCGAGAATGTGGTCTACGAATTGTTCCGGGCTGGCGAAGCGCCGTTCGAGGGGCTTTTGTCGGTCATCGATGGCGGGTGGGCGATGTCATCCGACATCCCGATGTTCAGCCAGGAGGGCGGAGATGGCGGCGGTGGCGGTCAGGGCACTGTGGTGGAAACGTCAGACGGCGACGCCGCGCGGGTGCCGACAAACACCGGCTTTGGCACGCTCAGTTCAGGCGGATTGTACTGA